In a genomic window of Mycolicibacterium neoaurum VKM Ac-1815D:
- the rpsQ gene encoding 30S ribosomal protein S17, whose amino-acid sequence MADTKGPNHTPATETPRGRRKTAIGYVVSDKMEKTIVVELESRKSHPLYGKIIRTTSKVKAHDENGDAGIGDRVSLMETRPLSATKRWRLVEVLEKAK is encoded by the coding sequence ATGGCAGACACTAAAGGCCCCAACCACACGCCGGCCACCGAGACACCGCGTGGCCGTCGCAAGACCGCGATCGGCTACGTGGTGAGCGACAAGATGGAAAAGACCATCGTCGTCGAGCTCGAGTCGCGCAAGAGCCACCCGCTCTACGGCAAGATCATCCGGACCACGAGCAAGGTCAAGGCCCACGACGAGAACGGGGATGCCGGCATCGGTGACCGCGTCTCGCTGATGGAGACCCGCCCGCTCTCGGCGACCAAGCGCTGGCGCCTGGTCGAGGTCCTCGAGAAGGCCAAGTAA
- the rplP gene encoding 50S ribosomal protein L16, with protein sequence MLIPRRVKHRKQHHPKQRGTASGGTSVSFGDYGIQALEHAYITNRQIESARIAINRHIKRGGKVWINIFPDRPLTKKPAETRMGSGKGSPEWWVANVKPGRVLFELSYPDEKIARDALTRAIHKLPIKARIVTREEQF encoded by the coding sequence ATGCTTATCCCCCGCAGGGTCAAGCACCGCAAGCAGCATCACCCCAAGCAGCGCGGTACCGCCAGCGGCGGTACCTCGGTGAGCTTCGGTGACTACGGCATCCAGGCTCTGGAGCACGCCTACATCACCAACCGGCAGATCGAGTCCGCTCGTATCGCCATCAACCGGCACATCAAGCGTGGCGGCAAGGTCTGGATCAACATCTTCCCGGACCGCCCGCTGACCAAGAAGCCCGCCGAGACCCGCATGGGTTCGGGTAAGGGTTCGCCGGAGTGGTGGGTCGCCAACGTCAAGCCGGGTCGCGTGCTGTTCGAGCTGAGCTACCCCGACGAGAAGATCGCCAGGGACGCGCTGACCCGCGCGATCCACAAGCTGCCGATCAAGGCACGCATCGTGACCCGAGAGGAGCAGTTCTGA
- the rpmC gene encoding 50S ribosomal protein L29, whose amino-acid sequence MAVGVSPGELRELTEEELTTRLRESKEELFNLRFQMATGQLTNNRRLRVVRQEIARVYTVLRERELGLASGPVGEDS is encoded by the coding sequence ATGGCAGTGGGAGTTTCGCCGGGCGAACTGCGTGAGCTCACCGAGGAGGAGCTCACCACGCGCCTGCGTGAGTCGAAGGAAGAGCTGTTCAACCTGCGCTTCCAGATGGCCACCGGCCAGCTGACCAACAACCGTCGGCTGCGCGTGGTGCGCCAGGAGATTGCACGGGTCTACACCGTGCTGCGTGAACGTGAACTGGGTCTGGCTTCCGGACCTGTTGGTGAGGATTCGTAA
- the rpsC gene encoding 30S ribosomal protein S3 has translation MGQKINPHGFRLGITTDWKSRWYADKQYADYVKEDVAIRRLLATGLERAGIADVEIERTRDRVRVDIHTARPGIVIGRRGTEADRIRTDLEKLTGKQVQLNILEVKQPEAVAQLVAQGVAEQLSNRVAFRRAMRKAIQSAMRQPNVKGIRVQCSGRLGGAEMSRSEFYREGRVPLHTLRADIDYGLYEAKTTFGRIGVKVWIYKGDIVGGKRELTAAAPAADRPRRDRPSGTRPRRSGASGTTATSTEAGRAASDDTAGTPAAAEAPAETTPENSGS, from the coding sequence GTGGGCCAGAAGATCAACCCGCACGGCTTCCGGCTCGGTATCACCACCGATTGGAAGTCCCGCTGGTACGCCGACAAGCAGTACGCGGACTACGTCAAGGAAGACGTCGCCATCCGTCGCCTGCTGGCCACCGGTCTTGAGCGCGCCGGCATCGCCGACGTGGAGATCGAACGCACCCGCGACCGCGTCCGCGTGGACATCCACACCGCGCGTCCGGGCATCGTGATCGGTCGCCGCGGCACCGAGGCCGACCGCATCCGCACCGACCTGGAGAAGCTGACCGGCAAGCAGGTCCAGCTCAACATCCTCGAGGTCAAGCAGCCCGAGGCCGTCGCCCAGCTGGTCGCTCAGGGTGTCGCCGAGCAGCTGTCCAACCGTGTGGCGTTCCGTCGCGCGATGCGCAAGGCCATCCAGTCGGCCATGCGGCAGCCCAACGTCAAGGGCATCCGGGTGCAGTGCTCGGGTCGCCTCGGCGGTGCTGAGATGAGCCGCTCGGAGTTCTACCGCGAGGGTCGAGTCCCGCTGCACACGCTGCGTGCCGATATCGACTACGGCCTCTACGAGGCGAAGACCACCTTCGGCCGGATCGGCGTGAAGGTCTGGATCTACAAGGGCGACATCGTCGGTGGTAAGCGCGAGCTGACCGCCGCGGCGCCGGCCGCTGACCGTCCGCGTCGTGATCGTCCGTCGGGCACCCGTCCGCGCCGCAGTGGCGCGTCGGGCACCACGGCGACGAGCACCGAGGCCGGCCGGGCCGCAAGCGATGACACGGCGGGCACCCCGGCAGCAGCCGAGGCGCCCGCAGAAACCACCCCAGAAAATTCAGGGAGCTGA